The following are from one region of the Stigmatella ashevillena genome:
- a CDS encoding mannosyltransferase family protein, with protein MPRPRMPRSPPLTIALLVLVSVAVCAVAAATGAWYFHHKDPSALPLRPDQYLSMGWVAWDSSWYKLIAEQGYSYTPGHQSPVAFFPLYPLAIRLFMELGLNTYVAGIAVTLLCGPLAMVLFTRWACTRVDPATALQAGMLISLYPFAFYLYGVMYSDALFLLLVVSAFLLLEKGYLLPAVLLGALATAARPVAPAVVLGLLVRRLEWKRERGLRWNAGDMLPLLSAAGFIVYLLYLREAFGSPFAFVETQGSPGWDQAPGWRTWLKLAWFQAVFFSGNNAEVVGRFITHALLTLLALGMVWPTARKLGWGYAVFTLAIVGLPALSTKDFMGMGRYLLSAFPLFLTFAVLLRERPRLRHGLLAASAVGLVLLSAAFGMDRYVS; from the coding sequence ATGCCTCGCCCCCGCATGCCTCGCTCTCCTCCGCTCACCATCGCGCTCCTGGTTCTGGTCTCCGTCGCCGTGTGTGCCGTGGCGGCGGCGACGGGCGCTTGGTACTTCCACCACAAGGATCCCTCGGCGCTGCCCCTGCGCCCGGACCAGTATCTCTCCATGGGCTGGGTGGCCTGGGACTCCAGTTGGTACAAGCTCATCGCCGAGCAGGGCTATTCCTATACGCCCGGCCATCAGAGCCCCGTGGCGTTCTTTCCGCTCTACCCGCTGGCCATCCGCCTGTTCATGGAACTGGGGTTGAACACCTACGTGGCGGGCATTGCCGTCACGCTGCTGTGTGGCCCGTTGGCGATGGTGCTCTTCACCCGGTGGGCCTGTACCCGCGTGGATCCGGCCACCGCGCTTCAGGCGGGGATGCTCATCAGCCTGTATCCATTCGCCTTCTACCTCTACGGCGTCATGTATTCGGACGCGCTGTTCCTGCTGCTGGTGGTGAGCGCCTTCCTGCTTCTGGAGAAGGGGTACTTGTTGCCAGCCGTGTTGCTGGGAGCGCTGGCCACGGCAGCAAGGCCCGTGGCTCCTGCTGTGGTGCTGGGCCTGCTGGTGCGCCGGCTGGAGTGGAAGCGCGAGCGGGGCCTGCGCTGGAACGCCGGCGACATGCTTCCCCTGCTTTCCGCAGCTGGGTTCATCGTCTACCTGCTCTATCTGCGAGAGGCATTTGGCTCGCCCTTCGCCTTCGTGGAGACCCAGGGTTCGCCGGGGTGGGATCAAGCGCCTGGCTGGCGCACGTGGCTCAAGCTGGCCTGGTTCCAGGCCGTGTTCTTCTCGGGGAACAACGCGGAGGTGGTCGGGCGGTTCATCACCCATGCGCTGCTCACCTTGCTCGCGCTTGGCATGGTCTGGCCCACGGCCCGCAAGCTGGGGTGGGGCTATGCCGTCTTCACCCTCGCCATCGTGGGGTTGCCCGCTCTGTCCACCAAGGACTTCATGGGAATGGGGCGGTACCTGCTCTCCGCCTTTCCGTTGTTCCTGACGTTCGCGGTGCTGCTGCGGGAACGCCCGCGGTTGCGGCACGGGCTCCTTGCCGCCAGCGCCGTGGGGCTCGTCTTGCTCAGTGCCGCTTTCGGAATGGATCGGTACGTCTCGTGA